A single genomic interval of Mycobacterium sp. DL592 harbors:
- the dxs gene encoding 1-deoxy-D-xylulose-5-phosphate synthase: MLEQVRGPADLQHLSQEQLSELAAEIRQFLIHKVAATGGHLGPNLGVVELTLALHRVFDSPHDPIIFDTGHQAYVHKMLTGRSADFDTLRMKDGLSGYPSRTESEHDWVESSHASSALSYADGLSKAFELAGHRNRHVVAVVGDGALTGGMCWEALNNIAASRRPVVIVVNDNGRSYAPTIGGLANHLAGLRLQPGYERVLERGRTAVRGMPLVGEAFYQALHSVKAGLKDALSPQAMFTDLGLKYVGPIDGHDEHAVENALRHARGFNAPVIVHVVTRKGMGYAPAENDEAEQMHSTGVIDPATGRATQASAPGWTAVFSDALITYAAKRRDIVAITAAMPGPTGLSAFGERFPDRLFDVGIAEQHAMTSAAGLAMGGLHPVVAIYSTFLNRAFDQIMMDVALHKLPVTMVLDRAGVTGNDGASHNGMWDMSMLNIVPGIRVAAPRDGARLREELGEALEVNDGPTAIRFPKGAVGEDIPAITRRDGVDILASPSDGLGNDVLLVAIGSFASMALKVAKRLRNQGIGVTVVDPRWVIPVPDAIAPLATLHKLIVTLEDNGVRGGIGSAVSAALRAAEIDVPCRDVGVPQQFLDHATRGEVLEQVGLTEQNVARQVTGWVAALGALDESVSEQVD, translated from the coding sequence ATGCTGGAACAGGTTCGCGGCCCCGCTGATCTGCAACACCTGTCGCAGGAGCAGCTCAGCGAACTGGCCGCAGAGATTCGCCAGTTCCTGATCCACAAGGTCGCTGCGACGGGTGGGCACCTGGGACCCAATCTCGGCGTGGTCGAGCTGACACTGGCCCTGCACCGTGTCTTCGACTCGCCGCACGATCCGATCATCTTCGACACCGGCCATCAGGCCTACGTGCACAAGATGCTCACCGGGCGCAGCGCCGACTTCGACACGCTGCGCATGAAGGACGGTCTGTCGGGCTATCCGTCGCGGACCGAGAGCGAGCACGACTGGGTCGAATCCAGCCACGCCTCCTCTGCGCTGTCCTACGCCGACGGTCTGTCCAAGGCCTTCGAGCTAGCCGGTCACCGCAATCGCCATGTGGTCGCGGTTGTCGGTGACGGTGCGCTGACCGGTGGCATGTGCTGGGAGGCGCTGAACAACATCGCCGCCTCCCGCCGCCCGGTGGTCATCGTCGTCAACGACAACGGCCGCAGCTATGCCCCGACGATCGGCGGGCTGGCCAACCACCTGGCCGGTCTTCGGCTGCAGCCCGGCTACGAGCGGGTCCTCGAGCGCGGCCGGACCGCGGTGCGCGGCATGCCGTTGGTCGGCGAGGCGTTCTACCAGGCCTTGCACAGCGTCAAGGCGGGACTCAAGGATGCGCTGTCCCCGCAGGCGATGTTCACCGACCTGGGATTGAAGTACGTCGGCCCGATCGACGGTCATGACGAGCACGCGGTGGAGAACGCCCTGCGGCACGCCCGCGGCTTCAACGCCCCGGTGATCGTCCACGTCGTCACCCGCAAGGGCATGGGCTATGCGCCGGCGGAGAACGACGAGGCCGAGCAGATGCATTCCACCGGTGTCATCGACCCGGCGACCGGGCGGGCCACCCAGGCGTCGGCTCCCGGATGGACCGCGGTGTTCTCCGACGCGCTGATCACCTACGCCGCCAAGCGCCGCGACATCGTCGCGATCACCGCGGCCATGCCCGGCCCGACCGGCCTGTCGGCCTTCGGTGAGCGATTCCCCGACCGGCTCTTCGACGTCGGTATCGCCGAGCAGCACGCGATGACCTCGGCGGCCGGCTTGGCCATGGGCGGACTGCACCCGGTGGTGGCGATCTACTCGACGTTCCTCAACCGGGCCTTCGACCAGATCATGATGGACGTCGCGCTGCACAAGCTGCCGGTGACGATGGTGCTCGACCGGGCCGGTGTCACCGGTAACGACGGCGCCAGCCACAACGGCATGTGGGACATGTCGATGCTCAACATCGTGCCCGGCATCCGGGTCGCCGCGCCGCGTGACGGTGCGCGGCTGCGGGAGGAACTCGGCGAAGCGCTCGAGGTCAACGACGGTCCCACCGCCATACGTTTCCCCAAAGGTGCTGTGGGCGAAGACATTCCGGCTATCACCCGACGCGACGGGGTGGACATCCTCGCGTCGCCCAGCGACGGCCTGGGCAACGACGTGCTGCTGGTTGCGATCGGCTCGTTCGCCTCGATGGCACTGAAGGTGGCCAAGCGGCTGCGCAACCAGGGCATCGGTGTGACGGTCGTCGACCCGCGTTGGGTCATCCCGGTGCCTGACGCCATTGCGCCGCTGGCCACCTTGCACAAGCTCATCGTCACCCTCGAGGACAACGGGGTGCGCGGCGGTATCGGCTCGGCCGTCTCGGCGGCCCTGCGCGCCGCCGAGATCGACGTGCCGTGCCGCGATGTCGGTGTGCCCCAACAGTTCCTCGACCACGCCACCCGCGGTGAGGTGCTCGAGCAGGTGGGGCTGACCGAGCAGAACGTGGCCCGTCAGGTCACCGGCTGGGTGGCTGCACTCGGCGCACTCGACGAGTCGGTCAGCGAACAGGTCGACTAG
- the nhaA gene encoding Na+/H+ antiporter NhaA, whose protein sequence is MADRKPLLRRALFSRGSWSETTRVTTILRKETVGGALLLVAAATALIWANSRWSASYHNLTAFHVGTDRLGLHLDLSLGGWAADGLLAIFFFVVGLELKREFVAGDLRDASRAALPIAAAVGGMVVPAAIFVAFTANAGDGAMRGWAIPTATDIAFAVAVLAVISTHLPTALRTFLLTLAVVDDLLAITVIAVFYTEKIKFVPLLIALIPLALFAFLVQRRIQSWWLLVPLAALTWAFVHESGVHATVAGVLLGFTVPVLRNERDHGDTGPGLAEHFEHVMRPVSAGFAVPVFAFFAAGVTFGGYDGLMTALRHPIALGIVFGLVLGKTLGVFGTTWILAAATRASLDSALRWIDVFGMSMLAGIGFTVSLLIGDLAYETGSARDDIVKVAVLTGSLLAALLAAIVLRLRNRHYRSVWLLETRDADHDGMPDIYKSQQD, encoded by the coding sequence GTGGCCGATCGCAAACCCTTGCTGCGCCGTGCGCTGTTCTCCCGCGGCTCGTGGTCGGAGACGACGCGTGTCACCACGATCCTGCGCAAGGAGACCGTCGGCGGCGCGTTGCTGCTCGTCGCGGCCGCGACGGCGCTGATCTGGGCCAACTCGCGGTGGTCGGCGTCGTATCACAACCTGACCGCCTTCCACGTCGGCACCGACCGGCTCGGCCTGCACCTTGATCTGAGTCTGGGCGGGTGGGCCGCCGACGGTCTGCTGGCGATCTTCTTCTTCGTGGTCGGGCTCGAACTCAAGCGCGAGTTCGTTGCCGGCGACCTGCGCGACGCTAGCCGTGCGGCCCTGCCGATCGCGGCAGCCGTCGGCGGCATGGTGGTCCCGGCGGCCATCTTCGTCGCGTTCACGGCCAACGCCGGCGATGGCGCCATGCGGGGATGGGCCATCCCGACCGCCACCGACATCGCGTTCGCGGTGGCGGTGCTCGCCGTCATCTCCACGCATCTGCCGACCGCGCTGCGGACCTTCCTGCTGACCCTGGCGGTGGTCGACGACCTGCTGGCGATCACGGTGATCGCGGTGTTCTACACCGAGAAGATCAAGTTCGTGCCGCTGCTGATCGCCTTGATCCCGCTGGCGCTGTTCGCGTTCCTGGTGCAGCGGCGCATCCAGTCCTGGTGGCTGCTGGTGCCGCTGGCCGCGCTCACGTGGGCGTTCGTCCACGAGTCCGGGGTGCACGCCACGGTCGCCGGGGTGCTGCTGGGCTTCACCGTTCCGGTGCTGCGCAACGAGCGGGACCACGGTGACACCGGGCCCGGGCTCGCTGAACATTTCGAGCACGTGATGCGGCCGGTGTCGGCCGGCTTCGCGGTCCCGGTGTTCGCGTTCTTCGCCGCCGGGGTGACCTTCGGTGGCTATGACGGATTGATGACAGCGCTACGCCATCCCATCGCGCTGGGCATCGTGTTCGGCCTGGTGCTGGGCAAGACGCTGGGAGTGTTCGGCACCACCTGGATTCTGGCCGCCGCGACCCGCGCCAGCTTGGACTCGGCACTGCGCTGGATCGACGTCTTCGGGATGTCGATGCTGGCCGGTATCGGGTTCACGGTATCCCTGCTGATCGGGGATTTGGCCTACGAAACGGGGTCCGCGCGCGACGACATCGTCAAGGTTGCCGTACTCACGGGCAGTTTGCTGGCCGCATTGCTGGCGGCCATCGTGTTGCGCCTGCGCAACCGGCACTACCGGTCTGTCTGGCTGTTGGAGACCCGTGATGCAGACCACGACGGAATGCCCGACATCTACAAGTCTCAGCAGGACTGA
- a CDS encoding class I SAM-dependent RNA methyltransferase, translating to MTASLEPPGRRHQTPSAELVLETGPAANGGSCVARHEGRVVFVRYALPGERVRVRITGDRGSYWHGEAFEILEPSPDRVESLCRIAGVHGSGCCDLSFVDPTAARAIKGQVVANQLARLGDFTWEGVAEPVGDGAATGWRTRVRLAVGDGSRAGFHRYHSEDLVTDLRCGQLPDGMLDGLDSIRWEPGEQVHVVLDDDGGRHIVCTTRQPRRTRVVEGAEETVQRVGERVWRVPVTGFWQAHRAAASTYSALVREWATDVTATTAWDLYGGVGLFAAVLADVVGESGRVLSVDTSRSASRSARAALADLPQVEVLTESVRRALGAARTGADIAVLDPPRSGAGREVIDQLAEAGVPRVIHVGCEAAAFARDIGLYRARGYTVDQIRVFDSFPLTHHIECVALLTR from the coding sequence GTGACAGCTTCACTGGAGCCGCCCGGCCGGCGACATCAGACCCCGTCGGCTGAGCTGGTTCTCGAAACCGGCCCGGCAGCCAATGGCGGCAGTTGCGTGGCCCGGCACGAGGGCCGCGTGGTCTTCGTGCGCTACGCACTGCCCGGTGAGCGGGTGCGGGTCCGAATCACCGGCGATCGCGGATCCTATTGGCATGGAGAAGCTTTCGAGATCCTCGAGCCGTCACCTGATCGCGTCGAGTCGCTGTGCCGGATCGCCGGTGTGCACGGCTCGGGCTGCTGTGACCTCTCCTTCGTCGACCCGACTGCCGCCCGCGCCATCAAGGGGCAGGTGGTCGCCAACCAACTGGCCCGGCTGGGTGACTTCACCTGGGAGGGCGTCGCCGAACCGGTCGGTGACGGGGCGGCGACGGGCTGGCGCACCCGGGTACGACTGGCGGTGGGCGACGGCAGTCGGGCCGGTTTCCACCGCTACCACAGCGAGGACCTGGTCACCGACCTGCGCTGCGGGCAGTTGCCGGACGGCATGCTCGACGGGCTGGATTCGATCCGGTGGGAACCCGGCGAGCAGGTGCACGTGGTGCTCGACGACGACGGCGGCCGCCACATCGTGTGCACCACCCGCCAGCCGCGTCGCACACGTGTTGTCGAAGGTGCCGAGGAGACCGTGCAGCGCGTGGGGGAGCGGGTGTGGCGGGTTCCGGTCACCGGCTTCTGGCAGGCGCACCGGGCGGCCGCCTCGACCTACAGCGCGCTGGTGCGCGAGTGGGCCACCGACGTGACCGCGACGACGGCATGGGATCTCTACGGCGGGGTGGGGCTGTTCGCCGCGGTGCTGGCCGACGTCGTCGGCGAGAGCGGCCGGGTGCTATCCGTCGATACTTCGCGCAGCGCCTCCCGTTCGGCGCGCGCCGCGCTGGCAGACCTGCCGCAGGTCGAGGTTCTCACCGAGTCGGTCCGCCGCGCGCTCGGCGCCGCCCGCACCGGCGCCGACATCGCGGTGCTCGACCCGCCGCGGTCGGGGGCCGGGCGTGAGGTCATCGATCAGCTCGCCGAAGCCGGCGTCCCGCGGGTGATCCACGTCGGCTGCGAGGCCGCCGCGTTCGCCCGCGACATCGGGCTGTACCGGGCCCGCGGGTACACCGTCGACCAGATCCGGGTGTTCGACTCCTTCCCGCTGACCCACCACATCGAATGCGTTGCCCTCCTGACGCGGTGA
- a CDS encoding APC family permease: protein MSKLSTAARRLVLGQPFRSDKLSHTLLPKRIALPVFASDAMSSVAYAPEEIFLVLSVSGLAAYSMAPWIGVAVALVMLVVVASYRQNVHAYPSGGGDYEVVTTNLGGTAGLTVASALLVDYVLTVAVSMASAMSNIGSAVPFINEHKVIFAVAAIVLLTAANLRGIRESGTAFAIPTYAFMIAMFLMLLWGFFQIHVLGHHLQAESAGFGLRSEHGDVVGLALVFLVARSFSSGCAALTGVEAISNGVPAFRKPKSKNAATTLALLGGIAVTLFIGMIVLTLETGAKVAERPEEQLIGAPAGYQQKTLVAQLAESIFHNFPPGLFLITGVTALILVLAANTAFNGFPVLGSILAQDRYLPRQLHTRGDRLAFSNGIVFLALAAIAFVVAFRAEVTALIQLYIVGVFISFTLSQIGMVRHWTRHLRTETDPAARRRMMRSRVINTVGFIATGAVLIVVLVTKFAAGAWIAIVAMSSLFVLMKAIHKHYDTVSRELAAQEAEQGDIVLPSRNHAVVLVSKLHLPTLRALSYARATRPDVLEAITVNVDDAETRQLVHTWEDSDVTVPLKVVASPYREVTRPVLDYVKRISKEAPRTVVTVFIPEYVVGHWWEQILHNQSALRLKGRLLFMPNVMVTSVPWQLNSSERLHDLQEQNAPGDVRRGFVE from the coding sequence GTGTCTAAGCTTTCGACCGCCGCGCGTCGGCTGGTCCTGGGGCAGCCCTTCCGCAGCGACAAGCTCAGCCACACGCTGCTGCCGAAGCGGATCGCCCTTCCCGTCTTCGCATCCGATGCCATGTCGTCGGTGGCCTACGCGCCCGAGGAAATCTTCCTGGTGCTCTCGGTCTCCGGCTTGGCCGCCTACTCGATGGCGCCGTGGATCGGGGTGGCGGTCGCCCTGGTGATGCTCGTCGTGGTCGCCTCCTACCGGCAGAACGTGCACGCCTACCCCTCCGGCGGCGGCGACTACGAGGTGGTGACCACTAACCTGGGCGGGACGGCGGGGCTGACGGTGGCCAGTGCGCTGCTCGTCGACTACGTGCTGACCGTGGCGGTGTCGATGGCCTCGGCGATGTCCAACATCGGCTCGGCGGTGCCGTTCATCAACGAGCACAAGGTGATTTTCGCCGTCGCGGCGATCGTCCTGCTCACCGCGGCCAACCTGCGGGGTATCCGGGAATCGGGCACCGCGTTCGCCATCCCGACCTATGCCTTCATGATCGCCATGTTCCTGATGTTGCTGTGGGGCTTCTTCCAGATTCACGTCCTGGGTCACCACCTGCAAGCCGAGTCGGCCGGCTTCGGCCTGCGGTCTGAACACGGGGACGTCGTGGGCTTGGCGCTGGTGTTCCTGGTCGCCCGCTCGTTCTCGTCCGGCTGTGCGGCGCTGACCGGTGTGGAGGCGATCAGCAACGGGGTGCCGGCCTTCCGTAAACCCAAGTCGAAGAACGCCGCGACCACGCTGGCCCTGTTGGGCGGCATCGCCGTCACGCTCTTCATCGGCATGATCGTGCTCACCCTGGAGACCGGAGCCAAGGTGGCCGAACGCCCCGAGGAGCAGCTGATCGGGGCGCCGGCGGGCTACCAGCAGAAGACCCTGGTGGCGCAGCTGGCCGAATCGATCTTCCACAACTTCCCGCCGGGGCTGTTCCTGATCACGGGTGTCACCGCGCTGATCCTGGTGCTGGCCGCCAACACCGCGTTCAACGGTTTCCCGGTGCTGGGTTCCATCCTGGCCCAGGACCGTTACCTGCCGCGTCAGCTGCACACCCGCGGCGACCGGCTGGCGTTCTCCAACGGCATCGTGTTCCTGGCCCTGGCGGCCATCGCGTTCGTGGTGGCCTTCCGTGCCGAGGTGACCGCACTCATCCAGCTCTACATCGTGGGTGTGTTCATCTCGTTCACGCTCAGCCAGATCGGCATGGTGCGGCACTGGACCCGGCACCTGCGCACCGAGACCGACCCGGCGGCGCGGCGCCGCATGATGCGCTCGCGGGTGATCAACACCGTCGGCTTCATCGCCACCGGCGCGGTGTTGATCGTGGTGCTGGTCACCAAGTTCGCTGCCGGCGCGTGGATCGCGATCGTCGCGATGTCGAGCTTGTTCGTCCTGATGAAGGCGATCCACAAGCACTACGACACGGTGTCTCGGGAGCTGGCCGCCCAGGAGGCCGAGCAGGGCGACATCGTGTTGCCCAGCCGCAACCACGCGGTCGTGCTCGTCTCCAAGCTGCACCTGCCGACGCTGCGCGCGTTGTCCTACGCCAGGGCCACCCGGCCCGATGTGCTCGAGGCGATCACCGTCAACGTCGACGACGCCGAGACCCGTCAGCTGGTGCACACGTGGGAGGACAGCGACGTCACGGTGCCGCTGAAAGTCGTTGCCTCCCCGTACCGGGAGGTCACCCGCCCGGTGCTTGACTACGTCAAGCGGATCAGCAAGGAAGCCCCGCGCACCGTCGTCACGGTCTTCATCCCCGAGTATGTCGTCGGCCACTGGTGGGAGCAGATCCTGCACAACCAGAGCGCGCTGCGCCTTAAGGGCCGGTTGCTGTTCATGCCCAACGTGATGGTGACTTCGGTTCCGTGGCAATTGAATTCGTCTGAGCGCCTGCATGACCTGCAGGAGCAGAACGCGCCCGGTGACGTTCGCCGCGGTTTTGTCGAGTGA
- a CDS encoding TrkA family potassium uptake protein, whose amino-acid sequence MRIVVMGCGRVGASLADALSRIGHDVAIIDRDGTAFHRLSPEFSGERVQGMGFDREVLLRAGIQNADAFAAVSSGDNSNIISARVARETFGVKRVVARIYDAKRAAVYERLGIPTVATVPWTTDRLLNTLVGDTETTKWRDPTGTVAVAEASLHEGWVGHRVTTLEEATGARVAFLIRFGTGILPEAKTVVQAGDQVYIAAVSGHAGEALAIAALPPGPDAGEGH is encoded by the coding sequence GTGCGGATAGTGGTGATGGGGTGCGGCCGAGTAGGCGCCTCGCTGGCCGACGCGCTGTCCCGGATCGGGCATGACGTCGCGATCATCGACCGTGACGGAACGGCCTTCCACCGACTCTCCCCGGAGTTCTCCGGCGAGCGGGTGCAGGGTATGGGCTTCGACCGGGAAGTGTTGCTGCGGGCGGGCATTCAGAACGCCGACGCCTTCGCCGCGGTGTCCTCCGGCGACAATTCGAACATCATCTCCGCCCGCGTCGCCCGCGAGACTTTCGGCGTGAAGCGGGTGGTGGCCCGCATCTACGACGCCAAGCGCGCGGCGGTCTACGAACGCCTCGGCATCCCGACGGTGGCCACCGTCCCGTGGACCACCGACCGGCTGCTCAACACGCTCGTCGGCGACACCGAGACCACCAAGTGGCGCGACCCCACCGGCACGGTGGCCGTCGCGGAAGCCTCACTGCACGAAGGGTGGGTGGGCCACCGGGTGACCACCCTGGAGGAGGCCACCGGCGCGCGGGTGGCGTTCCTGATCCGGTTCGGCACCGGAATCCTGCCCGAAGCCAAGACCGTCGTGCAGGCCGGCGATCAGGTCTACATCGCGGCGGTGTCCGGGCATGCCGGCGAGGCGCTGGCGATCGCCGCGCTACCACCGGGCCCGGACGCCGGAGAGGGGCACTAA
- a CDS encoding TrkA family potassium uptake protein, whose product MKVAIGGAGAVGRSIARELVDNEHDVTLIERNAEHVDVDAIPAAHWRLGDACELSLLEAVHLEEFDVVIAATGDDKANVVLSLLAKTEFAVSRVVARVNDPRNEWLFDSAWGVDVAVSTPRMLASLVEEAVAVGDLVRLMQFRQGHANLVEITLPDDTPWGGRPVRKLALPRDAALVTILRGQRVIVPEPDEPLEGGDELLFVAAPEVEGELRSTVLAESKG is encoded by the coding sequence TTGAAGGTCGCGATCGGCGGGGCCGGCGCGGTCGGTCGCTCGATCGCCCGTGAGCTCGTGGACAACGAGCACGACGTCACCCTGATCGAGCGCAACGCCGAGCATGTCGACGTCGACGCGATCCCGGCTGCGCATTGGCGCCTCGGTGACGCCTGTGAGCTCAGCCTGCTCGAGGCGGTGCACCTCGAGGAGTTCGACGTGGTGATCGCCGCGACCGGCGACGACAAGGCCAATGTGGTGCTCTCGCTGCTGGCCAAGACCGAGTTCGCGGTGTCGCGGGTGGTCGCCCGCGTCAACGACCCGCGCAACGAGTGGCTCTTCGACAGCGCTTGGGGCGTCGACGTCGCCGTCTCCACCCCGCGGATGCTGGCCTCGCTGGTCGAGGAAGCCGTCGCGGTGGGCGATCTGGTGCGGCTGATGCAGTTCCGCCAGGGCCACGCCAACCTCGTCGAGATCACGCTCCCCGACGACACGCCATGGGGCGGGAGGCCGGTGCGCAAGCTCGCCCTGCCCCGCGACGCCGCACTGGTGACGATCCTGCGCGGTCAGCGGGTCATCGTGCCCGAGCCCGACGAGCCGCTCGAAGGCGGTGACGAGCTGTTGTTCGTCGCGGCTCCGGAGGTCGAGGGCGAATTGCGCTCGACGGTGCTGGCGGAATCGAAGGGCTGA
- a CDS encoding DUF3159 domain-containing protein, whose amino-acid sequence MGGISGLVYSALPVAVLVPVNTAFGLVPAISAALGVAALILVWRLIRRDSVQPAISGFIGVGISALIAWMVGASKGYFLLGIWTSLLWATVFAASILIRRPVVGYVWSWINGHDRAWRHSPRAVLAFDIATLTWVLVFGARFLVQHHLYDADRTGWLGVARIAMGWPLTAVAALVTYLAIRVAQRAVHARHAEEAGTEIEPADD is encoded by the coding sequence ATGGGTGGCATCAGCGGTCTGGTCTACTCGGCCCTGCCCGTCGCCGTCCTCGTCCCGGTCAACACCGCCTTCGGGCTCGTCCCCGCCATCAGTGCCGCCCTGGGGGTGGCCGCGCTGATCCTGGTGTGGCGGCTCATCCGGCGTGACTCCGTCCAACCCGCCATCTCGGGGTTCATCGGCGTCGGCATCAGCGCCCTGATCGCCTGGATGGTCGGGGCCTCCAAGGGCTACTTCCTGCTCGGCATCTGGACCTCGCTGCTGTGGGCGACGGTGTTCGCCGCCTCGATCCTGATCCGCCGGCCGGTCGTCGGCTACGTGTGGAGTTGGATCAACGGCCACGACCGCGCCTGGCGGCACAGCCCGCGCGCGGTTCTCGCGTTCGACATCGCCACCCTGACCTGGGTACTGGTGTTCGGTGCCCGCTTCCTGGTTCAGCACCACCTCTACGACGCCGACCGCACGGGCTGGCTGGGGGTGGCCCGCATCGCAATGGGCTGGCCGTTGACCGCGGTGGCAGCCCTGGTCACCTACCTCGCGATCCGTGTCGCCCAGCGCGCGGTGCATGCCCGGCATGCCGAAGAGGCCGGCACCGAGATCGAGCCCGCCGACGACTGA
- a CDS encoding OB-fold nucleic acid binding domain-containing protein: MATAEGFVRRITRRLTEDPEQRDAEELTGEAVSTGAHRAVDCRRGQEVTMVGTLRSVDTNAKGCAGGVRAELFDGTDTVTLVWLGQRRIPGIESGRTLRVHGRLGTLENGSKAIYNPHYEIQR, from the coding sequence ATGGCTACGGCCGAAGGTTTTGTTCGCCGCATCACGCGTCGGTTGACGGAAGATCCCGAACAACGAGACGCCGAGGAGCTGACCGGCGAGGCCGTCAGTACCGGTGCGCATCGGGCCGTCGATTGTCGGCGCGGACAAGAAGTCACGATGGTCGGCACGCTGCGCAGTGTGGACACCAATGCCAAGGGCTGTGCGGGCGGTGTGCGCGCCGAACTGTTCGACGGCACCGACACCGTCACCCTGGTCTGGCTGGGCCAGCGCCGCATCCCCGGCATCGAGTCCGGGCGGACCCTGCGGGTCCACGGCCGGCTGGGGACCCTGGAGAACGGCAGCAAGGCCATCTACAACCCGCACTACGAGATTCAGCGTTGA